The following proteins come from a genomic window of Megalobrama amblycephala isolate DHTTF-2021 linkage group LG1, ASM1881202v1, whole genome shotgun sequence:
- the LOC125259672 gene encoding NAD(P)(+)--arginine ADP-ribosyltransferase 2-like — MLLIIEALLLILAALGQDHRAAAGKIFPLNMALNSVDDQYEGCREKMANLVKTKYLKKEIKNSAKYKISWQLGEKFVNFPKGHLTRNHLIAIYVYSDSNVYHHFNPDTRYGKKQYKQMTYKWYSLHFLLTEAMQILKKAQNKCRVTYRGTTAEFNKYVLNKEIRFGSFTSSSLDRNVAQGFGSKSCFEIYTCESADVTKYSKYPNEKEVLIPPYEKFKVTAVRTRKYQQNLWCDTVFTLKSSGKVSYQNCAVAFKKPSKNY, encoded by the exons ATGCTGCTGATCATTGAAGCTCTTCTTCTCATTTTAGCTGCTCTAGGACAG GATCACAGAGCTGCTGCAGGAAAGATATTTCCATTGAATATGGCACTGAATTCAGTTGATGACCAATATGAGGGCTGTAGAGAGAAAATGGCGAATCTGGTGAAGACAAAATATCTGAAGAAGGAAATCAAGAACTCAGCTAAATATAAAATTAGTTGGCAATTAGGTGAAAAGTTTGTCAACTTCCCAAAAGGTCACTTGACAAGGAATCATTTAATTGCCATTTACGTGTACAGTGATAGTAATGTATATCATCATTTTAATCCTGATACTCGTTACGGTAAAAAACAGTACAAACAAATGACATACAAATGGTATTCACTTCACTTTCTGTTAACAGAAGCGATGCAGATTCTGAAGAAAGCACAAAATAAATGCAGGGTAACGTATCGTGGTACTACAGCTGAATTTAATAAGTATGTTCTGAACAAAGAGATTCGATTCGGTTCATTTACATCCTCCTCTCTTGATCGTAATGTAGCACAAGGTTTTGGAAGtaaatcttgttttgaaatCTACACATGTGAAAGTGCTGATGTGACTAAATATTCGAAGTATCCTAATGAGAAAGAGGTGCTGATTCCTCCATATGAGAAGTTTAAAGTCACTGCTGTTAGGACAAGAAAATATCAGCAAAATCTCTGGTGTGACACTGTGTTCACTTTgaaaagctctggaaaagtaaGTTACCAGAACTGTGCAGTGGCATTCAAGAAACCATCCAAGAACTACTAA